Proteins encoded by one window of Deinococcus radiodurans R1 = ATCC 13939 = DSM 20539:
- a CDS encoding DUF1802 family protein, translating into MNELVGLKEWDVQCGLLTRGETSLLIRKGGIHERHGEFEVEHRRFVLYPTYVHQNPEELRAEFAPLLRTDPAPGRVRPPALAEVVAVHRVTDLAAAQRLEPLQALTAQAMARKFAYKNRPWVHALVLRIWPLREPPTLTETAQMLGCVSWVPLGELKVDVGAPAVSDADLTARAAEVQRLLEG; encoded by the coding sequence ATGAACGAACTTGTGGGCCTCAAAGAATGGGACGTGCAGTGCGGGCTGCTGACGCGGGGCGAGACCTCGCTGCTGATTCGCAAGGGCGGCATTCACGAGCGGCACGGCGAATTCGAGGTGGAGCACCGCCGCTTTGTGCTGTACCCCACGTATGTTCACCAGAACCCGGAGGAACTGCGCGCCGAATTCGCGCCGCTGCTGCGAACCGACCCCGCGCCGGGCCGGGTCAGGCCCCCCGCGCTCGCCGAGGTGGTGGCCGTGCACCGCGTGACCGACCTCGCCGCTGCGCAGAGGCTGGAGCCGCTGCAAGCGCTCACGGCGCAGGCGATGGCCCGCAAGTTCGCCTATAAGAACCGCCCCTGGGTGCACGCGCTGGTGCTGCGCATCTGGCCGCTGCGTGAGCCGCCGACCCTGACCGAAACGGCGCAGATGCTCGGCTGCGTGAGCTGGGTGCCGCTGGGTGAGCTGAAGGTAGATGTTGGAGCACCCGCCGTCTCCGACGCCGATCTCACGGCGCGGGCGGCGGAGGTGCAGCGCTTGCTGGAAGGCTGA
- the rpsF gene encoding 30S ribosomal protein S6, translating to MNQYDLNLILNPNISAEQVQTEKDYIENAVRNAGAEISNLDDLGNRRLAYQVGKDREGYYLMYTIKASGNPETAIASSLRLRDNVRRVLVVKDRPEWKTKKA from the coding sequence ATGAACCAGTACGATCTCAACCTGATCCTGAACCCGAACATCAGCGCCGAACAGGTGCAGACCGAGAAGGATTACATCGAGAACGCCGTGCGTAACGCGGGGGCTGAAATCAGCAACCTCGACGACCTCGGCAACCGTCGCCTCGCCTACCAGGTGGGCAAGGACCGCGAAGGCTACTACCTGATGTACACCATCAAGGCTTCGGGCAACCCCGAAACCGCCATCGCCAGCAGCCTGCGCCTGCGCGACAACGTCCGCCGCGTCCTGGTGGTCAAGGACCGCCCGGAGTGGAAGACCAAGAAGGCCTGA
- the rpsR gene encoding 30S ribosomal protein S18, which yields MTQQGNSGERKPRGKGPKRPRKPKVDPFSIGELEITDYKDVKMLRRFVSDTGKILPRRRTGLSAKHQRRIAQTIKVARQLALLPYTEKLVRK from the coding sequence ATGACCCAGCAAGGAAACAGCGGCGAACGCAAGCCGCGCGGCAAGGGCCCCAAGCGCCCCCGCAAGCCGAAGGTCGATCCGTTCTCCATCGGGGAACTGGAAATCACCGATTACAAAGACGTGAAGATGCTGCGCCGCTTCGTCAGCGACACCGGCAAGATTCTTCCCCGCCGCCGCACCGGCCTCTCGGCCAAGCACCAGCGCCGCATCGCGCAGACCATCAAGGTCGCGCGTCAGCTCGCGCTGCTGCCCTACACCGAGAAACTGGTCCGGAAATAA
- the rplI gene encoding 50S ribosomal protein L9: MQVILLEPSRLGKTGEVVSVKDGYARNWLIPQGLAVSATRTNMKTLEAQLRSIEKRQAQEKAVAEDLASRLNGVAVELSVRAGEGKIYGAVTHQDVANSLDQLGFDVDRRKIDMPKTVKEVGEYDIAYRAHPEVTIPMKLVVHAAK; this comes from the coding sequence ATGCAAGTGATTCTTCTCGAACCCAGCCGCCTGGGCAAGACCGGCGAAGTGGTGAGCGTCAAGGACGGGTACGCCCGCAACTGGCTGATTCCCCAGGGCCTCGCGGTGTCCGCGACCCGCACCAACATGAAGACCCTCGAAGCGCAGCTGCGCTCCATCGAAAAGCGCCAGGCGCAGGAAAAGGCCGTGGCCGAAGACCTCGCCAGCCGCCTGAACGGTGTGGCTGTGGAACTGAGCGTCCGCGCGGGCGAAGGCAAGATCTACGGCGCCGTCACCCACCAGGACGTGGCCAACAGCCTCGACCAGCTCGGTTTCGACGTGGACCGCCGCAAGATCGACATGCCCAAGACCGTCAAGGAAGTGGGCGAGTACGACATCGCTTACCGCGCCCACCCCGAAGTCACCATCCCCATGAAGCTCGTGGTGCACGCCGCGAAGTAA
- a CDS encoding DUF2270 domain-containing protein, translating into MPGTGGGEGAVREGKLTEVSYSGNQANALIHLYRAEVGKMTAYRQRLDMTTNWSVVTTAGLASFALGDVNNSHATFLFAMFMNYFFLRLEARRFRTFEIAHHRVRIMERFFYPAMLGDKVDAGWHQLLLAELAKPRSPMTRNDALGWRLNRNYLWIYAAVLLAWFAKLDLSVPKGFLLEFPETFSLADIGSFPGWLVFLGVGVFYAYLIWLALRAARTYPLEEG; encoded by the coding sequence ATGCCCGGAACAGGCGGCGGAGAAGGAGCGGTCAGGGAGGGCAAACTGACCGAGGTCAGTTATTCGGGCAACCAGGCCAACGCCCTGATTCACCTCTACCGCGCCGAAGTCGGCAAGATGACCGCCTACCGCCAGCGGCTCGATATGACGACCAACTGGTCGGTGGTGACGACGGCGGGCCTCGCCAGTTTTGCCCTCGGTGACGTGAACAACAGCCACGCAACTTTTTTGTTCGCCATGTTCATGAACTACTTTTTCCTGCGCCTTGAAGCCCGGCGCTTCCGCACCTTCGAGATCGCCCACCACCGGGTCCGCATCATGGAGCGCTTTTTTTACCCCGCCATGCTGGGCGACAAGGTGGACGCCGGGTGGCACCAGCTCTTGCTCGCCGAACTCGCCAAGCCGCGCAGCCCCATGACGCGCAACGACGCGCTCGGCTGGCGGCTCAACCGCAACTACCTGTGGATTTACGCCGCCGTGCTGCTCGCCTGGTTCGCCAAACTCGACCTCAGCGTGCCCAAGGGCTTTTTGCTGGAGTTCCCCGAAACGTTCTCGCTGGCCGACATCGGCAGTTTTCCCGGCTGGCTGGTCTTTCTGGGGGTGGGCGTCTTTTACGCCTACCTGATCTGGCTGGCACTGCGGGCGGCGCGGACGTATCCGCTGGAAGAGGGCTGA
- a CDS encoding MATE family efflux transporter translates to MTTLPAPTISTTAELRALLRLAGPVVVSQFAANALALIATAVIGRLGERELAAAAYANAAYYLVFIMVVGVMLSVAPRVAQAHGAGDARGVARALGGGLRLALLLSAVMLPLMWALSFVLPNFAPAGVSRDLVAAYLRVYSLGMLPNLAFIALRGTLEGTGKPGAVTGVALTGVVWALLVAPALAFGWGPLPRLGLAGAAGASASAAWIMAALLWPLARRRVAYAGPLGPLGDEVRALFRLGWPIGLTLGAEGGMFSVTTLLMARFGPEVLAAHNVTMQTITAFFMVPLGIASATGVRVGTEAGAGRLAQARRAGLVGLGLSSAVMLTFAVIELAAPRTVFSVFVNVNDPANAGLIAAATGFLSIAALFQLMDGLQVTANGALRGLQDTRVPLLVSLVAYWVVGLGLGSVLSSVAGLGARGLWFGLTAGLTLAGLSLVGRFLYRTRAGRAA, encoded by the coding sequence ATGACGACCCTGCCCGCGCCCACCATTTCCACCACCGCCGAACTGCGCGCCCTGCTGCGGCTCGCCGGGCCGGTGGTGGTTTCGCAGTTTGCCGCCAACGCGCTCGCTTTGATTGCCACCGCCGTCATCGGGCGGCTGGGCGAGCGTGAACTGGCCGCCGCCGCGTATGCCAACGCCGCGTATTACCTCGTCTTCATCATGGTGGTGGGGGTCATGCTGTCGGTGGCGCCCCGCGTGGCGCAGGCGCATGGAGCGGGCGACGCGCGGGGCGTGGCGCGGGCGCTCGGCGGCGGGCTGCGGCTCGCGCTGCTTCTGAGCGCCGTGATGCTGCCGCTGATGTGGGCACTGTCCTTCGTGCTGCCCAACTTTGCGCCGGCGGGGGTCAGCCGTGACCTCGTCGCCGCCTACCTGCGGGTGTACTCGCTGGGGATGCTGCCCAATCTCGCCTTTATCGCCCTGCGCGGCACGCTGGAAGGCACCGGCAAGCCCGGCGCGGTCACGGGCGTGGCGCTGACCGGCGTGGTATGGGCGCTGCTGGTGGCCCCGGCCCTGGCTTTCGGGTGGGGGCCGCTGCCCCGGCTGGGACTGGCGGGCGCGGCGGGCGCGAGTGCGTCGGCGGCGTGGATCATGGCCGCGCTGCTGTGGCCGCTTGCCCGGCGTCGGGTGGCCTACGCGGGGCCGCTCGGGCCGCTGGGCGACGAGGTTCGTGCCCTCTTTCGCCTCGGCTGGCCCATCGGCCTGACGCTGGGCGCCGAGGGAGGCATGTTCAGCGTGACCACCCTGCTGATGGCTCGCTTCGGCCCGGAGGTGCTCGCCGCGCACAACGTGACCATGCAGACCATCACGGCATTTTTCATGGTGCCGCTCGGCATCGCCTCGGCCACCGGCGTGCGGGTGGGCACCGAGGCGGGGGCCGGGCGACTGGCGCAGGCCCGCCGCGCCGGGCTGGTGGGGCTGGGGCTGTCGTCCGCCGTCATGCTGACCTTCGCGGTCATCGAACTCGCCGCGCCGCGCACGGTGTTCAGCGTCTTCGTCAACGTGAACGACCCCGCCAACGCCGGGCTGATTGCCGCCGCCACCGGCTTCCTGAGCATCGCCGCGCTCTTTCAACTGATGGACGGCTTGCAGGTCACCGCCAACGGTGCGCTGCGCGGCCTGCAAGACACCCGCGTGCCGCTGCTGGTGTCGCTCGTCGCCTACTGGGTGGTCGGTTTGGGCCTCGGCTCGGTGCTGTCCTCCGTCGCCGGCCTGGGAGCGCGGGGGCTGTGGTTCGGGCTGACGGCGGGGCTGACCCTGGCCGGGCTGTCGCTGGTGGGGCGGTTTCTGTACCGAACAAGAGCAGGACGGGCCGCCTGA
- a CDS encoding MMPL family transporter — protein sequence MRRLALFVSRHPWAVLLVWALLVALSLPFAARAPSALSANPGTLTNAESARVSDLLRDKFGETDTNTALLVTRSTPGLDTAPGQATYQRFVSGLRDVKGVTRVLPAQRGGLGSRDAAGTLALTVAQIPLQEDGKEAVARIRAYVRRVASPALDIRVTGGQAIADDFTELAEADTKRSEFVALPLIALLLLLVFGALVATGLPLVIGMLSISVAMAGLYFLTTVMEVSTFAQSVVTMLGLGAGIDYALLMVNRFREELARRGNAAEAAARTVETAGRSVLFSGSTVAIAMAGLLLPPLSFVRSIGIGGVLAVVLTVLASLTALPALLTLLGDRVNAPRLLRSTWAQSAGASAAWTAFARRVTARPLAVVVLSTAFLLLLAVPASRMKTGYAGAWGLVPGVESRDALQDVRDMGAGGLLSQYEVLLDLEGKRYTPDQSARFQAVVNDLRALPGVRAVLSPFLTPADLQAAGGGTSDGLAALSLLTQRSFSRDRTFLRVTVVPDDTLRADLAPAFEKRVRAVLEGSGSRFLVGGAPVGGREFSEAITDTLPTVMLAVFGGTFVLLLLAFRSLLIPLKSIVMNALTVGAAAGVVTWAVQEGHFAGLLGLPASAGVLDSSLPLLLFAVMFGLSMDYEIFLLSRVQEEHLAGASNDEAVVRAVGHTARIITSAAVIMFIVFTAFMFGRVVATKSVGLGLAVAVVLDATLVRLVLVPAFLKLAGRWNWWLPAWLDKRLPYLKLEH from the coding sequence GACAAGTTCGGCGAGACCGACACGAACACCGCGCTGCTGGTGACCCGCAGTACGCCGGGGCTGGACACCGCGCCGGGGCAAGCGACGTACCAACGTTTCGTGTCTGGGCTGCGCGATGTGAAGGGCGTGACGCGCGTGCTGCCGGCGCAGAGGGGTGGTCTGGGCAGCCGGGACGCGGCGGGGACGCTGGCGCTCACTGTCGCGCAGATTCCGCTGCAAGAGGACGGCAAGGAAGCGGTGGCGCGCATCCGGGCGTATGTGCGCCGGGTGGCTTCGCCCGCGCTGGACATCCGGGTGACAGGTGGGCAGGCGATTGCCGACGACTTTACTGAACTCGCCGAGGCCGATACCAAGCGCAGCGAATTCGTGGCTCTGCCGCTGATTGCCCTGCTGCTGCTGCTTGTCTTCGGGGCGCTGGTGGCGACGGGGCTGCCGCTGGTCATCGGGATGCTCAGCATCAGCGTGGCGATGGCGGGGCTGTACTTTCTGACCACCGTGATGGAGGTGAGCACCTTCGCGCAGAGCGTGGTGACGATGCTGGGGCTGGGTGCGGGCATCGACTACGCGCTGCTGATGGTCAACCGCTTCCGCGAGGAACTGGCGAGAAGAGGCAACGCTGCCGAGGCCGCCGCCCGCACGGTGGAGACGGCGGGGCGCAGCGTGCTGTTCAGCGGCTCCACGGTGGCGATTGCCATGGCGGGGCTGCTGCTGCCGCCGCTGTCGTTCGTGCGCTCCATCGGCATCGGCGGCGTGCTGGCGGTGGTGCTGACGGTGCTGGCGAGCCTGACCGCGCTGCCCGCCCTGCTCACGCTGCTGGGTGACCGGGTCAACGCCCCGCGCCTGCTGCGCTCCACCTGGGCGCAGTCGGCGGGAGCGTCGGCGGCGTGGACGGCGTTTGCCCGCCGGGTCACGGCGCGCCCGCTGGCGGTGGTGGTGCTGAGCACGGCTTTCCTGCTGCTGCTCGCGGTGCCCGCCTCCCGCATGAAAACGGGCTACGCCGGGGCGTGGGGGCTGGTGCCGGGCGTGGAAAGCCGCGACGCGCTGCAAGACGTGCGCGACATGGGCGCGGGCGGGCTGCTCAGCCAGTACGAGGTGCTGCTGGACCTGGAGGGAAAACGCTATACCCCCGACCAGAGCGCCCGCTTTCAGGCGGTGGTGAACGACCTGCGGGCGCTGCCGGGCGTGCGGGCGGTGCTCAGTCCCTTCCTGACCCCCGCCGACCTCCAGGCAGCGGGCGGAGGCACGAGCGATGGCCTGGCGGCGCTGAGCCTGCTCACCCAGCGGTCGTTCAGCCGGGACCGCACCTTCCTGCGGGTGACGGTGGTGCCGGACGACACCCTGCGCGCCGACCTCGCTCCCGCCTTTGAAAAGCGCGTCCGGGCGGTGCTGGAAGGCAGCGGCTCCCGCTTTCTGGTGGGCGGCGCTCCGGTGGGCGGGCGCGAATTCAGCGAGGCGATTACGGACACGCTGCCGACGGTCATGCTGGCGGTCTTCGGCGGGACCTTCGTGCTGCTGCTGCTCGCATTCCGCTCGCTCCTCATTCCGCTCAAGAGCATCGTGATGAACGCACTGACAGTGGGCGCGGCGGCGGGCGTGGTGACCTGGGCGGTGCAAGAAGGCCACTTCGCGGGGCTGCTCGGCCTCCCGGCGAGTGCGGGCGTGCTCGACTCGTCGCTGCCGCTGCTGCTGTTCGCGGTGATGTTCGGCCTGAGCATGGACTACGAGATTTTTCTGCTCTCCCGCGTGCAAGAAGAGCACCTCGCCGGGGCCAGCAACGATGAGGCAGTGGTCCGCGCCGTGGGCCACACCGCCCGCATCATCACCAGCGCCGCCGTCATCATGTTCATCGTCTTTACCGCCTTCATGTTCGGGCGGGTGGTCGCCACCAAAAGCGTGGGGCTGGGGCTGGCCGTCGCGGTGGTGCTCGACGCCACGCTGGTGCGGCTGGTCCTCGTGCCCGCCTTCCTCAAACTCGCCGGGCGCTGGAACTGGTGGCTCCCGGCGTGGCTGGACAAGCGGCTGCCGTATCTCAAGCTCGAACACTGA